The Lacrimispora xylanolytica genome has a segment encoding these proteins:
- the priA gene encoding replication restart helicase PriA gives MTEQYARIIIDISHEKVDRTFDYRIPERLSEEVSVGSLVLIPFGKGNAMRKGYVVGITPHADYDKDKIKEIAGIVTDSVTAESLLISLAWWLKEQYGSTMNQALKTVLPVKQKIKPKEKKILRCLLKPEELKKALEEAERKNYKARFRLFQAFMESPMIPYEIAVNQMNLSSATLKPVIEKGLITLESEEVYRNPITLKKSHAQHVLLNQEQQTIVDAFQRDYSENIRKTYLIHGVTGSGKTEVYMELIDRVIQEGKQVIVLIPEIALTYQTVMRFYGRFGSRVSIINSRLSAGERYDQFERARNGDIDIMIGPRSALFTPFSRLGLILIDEEHEGAYKSEVVPRYHAREVAEKRASMQNASLVLGSATPSLEAYTKALRGEYSLFLLTERAKKDSRMANVWVADLRQELKEGNKTIFSRPLKEKMEERLAKKEQIMLFINRRGYANFVSCRSCGDAIRCPHCDVTLTLHNNRSLVCHYCGHTIPMPNECPSCGSPYIANFGVGTQKIEQMTKKMFPSARILRMDLDTTKKKGGHEEILTAFSEGEADILIGTQMIVKGHDFPNVTLVGVLAADLSLYTPDYRGAERTFQLLTQAAGRAGRDEKPGDVVIQTYSPEHYAITTAASQDYPAFYEQEMVFRRMMKYPPANVLLTIQFSSKNEEALISASEAVAAYVTPLAEKEMVQTIGPSEASVYKINDIYRKILYLKHVNYDILIKIRDQIDGFSENRPDLFDLVLIQYDFS, from the coding sequence ATGACAGAACAATATGCCCGTATTATCATAGATATTTCCCATGAAAAAGTAGACAGAACCTTTGATTACCGGATACCCGAAAGGCTATCCGAAGAAGTGTCTGTGGGATCCTTGGTCCTCATACCTTTTGGGAAGGGAAATGCCATGCGCAAAGGGTATGTGGTTGGCATTACCCCACATGCAGACTATGACAAGGATAAGATTAAAGAAATAGCAGGGATTGTAACAGACAGTGTTACGGCAGAATCCCTGCTTATTTCCCTTGCCTGGTGGTTAAAGGAACAGTATGGTTCCACCATGAATCAGGCTTTAAAAACCGTACTTCCGGTAAAGCAGAAGATAAAACCAAAGGAAAAAAAGATCCTCCGCTGTCTTCTTAAGCCGGAAGAATTAAAAAAGGCATTGGAAGAAGCGGAGCGAAAGAATTATAAAGCCAGATTCAGGCTTTTTCAGGCATTCATGGAAAGTCCCATGATTCCATATGAGATTGCAGTCAACCAGATGAACCTATCCTCCGCCACGTTAAAGCCGGTGATAGAAAAAGGTCTGATTACTCTTGAATCCGAAGAAGTATACCGAAATCCCATCACGTTAAAGAAAAGCCATGCCCAGCACGTTTTGTTAAACCAGGAACAGCAGACCATTGTGGATGCGTTTCAAAGAGATTATTCTGAGAATATAAGAAAAACATATCTCATACATGGCGTTACAGGAAGCGGTAAAACAGAAGTCTATATGGAGCTCATTGACCGGGTGATTCAGGAGGGAAAACAGGTAATTGTCCTGATTCCTGAAATCGCCCTTACCTATCAGACCGTCATGCGGTTTTACGGTCGATTTGGAAGCCGGGTATCTATCATCAATTCCAGGCTGTCTGCCGGGGAACGGTACGATCAGTTTGAACGGGCCAGAAATGGGGATATTGATATCATGATAGGCCCAAGATCCGCTCTTTTCACCCCATTTTCCCGCTTGGGACTGATTCTTATAGACGAGGAGCACGAAGGGGCCTATAAAAGCGAGGTAGTCCCCAGATACCATGCCAGAGAAGTGGCAGAAAAAAGAGCCTCCATGCAGAATGCTTCCCTGGTCTTAGGTTCTGCGACGCCTTCCTTAGAAGCCTATACCAAAGCTTTAAGAGGGGAATACAGCCTCTTTTTACTGACAGAACGGGCAAAAAAAGACAGCCGTATGGCCAATGTATGGGTAGCAGATCTGCGACAGGAATTAAAGGAAGGAAATAAGACCATTTTCAGCAGGCCTTTAAAAGAAAAGATGGAAGAGCGTCTGGCGAAAAAAGAACAGATCATGCTGTTTATCAACCGGAGAGGCTATGCGAACTTTGTTTCCTGTAGGTCCTGTGGAGATGCCATACGATGTCCCCACTGTGATGTGACTCTGACCCTTCATAATAACCGCAGCCTGGTCTGCCATTACTGTGGTCACACCATTCCCATGCCAAATGAATGTCCATCCTGCGGTTCTCCTTACATTGCCAATTTTGGAGTAGGGACCCAGAAAATCGAGCAGATGACAAAAAAAATGTTTCCATCTGCCAGGATTCTTCGTATGGATCTGGATACAACGAAGAAAAAGGGAGGCCATGAGGAAATCCTCACTGCCTTTTCAGAGGGAGAAGCAGATATTCTTATTGGTACACAGATGATAGTAAAGGGGCATGATTTTCCAAACGTAACGCTGGTAGGAGTTCTGGCTGCTGATCTATCCTTGTATACCCCAGACTACCGAGGCGCAGAACGTACCTTTCAGCTCTTGACCCAGGCGGCCGGAAGAGCTGGCAGAGATGAGAAGCCTGGAGATGTGGTAATCCAGACCTACAGTCCCGAGCACTATGCCATTACAACGGCTGCCAGCCAGGATTATCCGGCCTTCTATGAACAGGAAATGGTATTTCGCCGTATGATGAAATATCCTCCTGCAAATGTTCTTTTGACCATTCAGTTTTCTTCCAAAAATGAGGAGGCTCTGATATCAGCTTCAGAGGCGGTGGCAGCTTATGTTACCCCTTTGGCAGAGAAGGAAATGGTACAGACAATTGGCCCTTCAGAGGCTTCTGTATACAAAATTAATGATATTTATAGAAAAATTTTATACTTGAAACACGTAAACTATGATATACTAATAAAAATCAGAGATCAGATTGACGGTTTTTCTGAAAACCGACCGGATCTGTTTGACCTGGTCCTGATACAATATGATTTTTCATAA